GAGTGGAGCTAGAACTATCGTATATTTATTGCCATCTGATACATGTTTGTATGGGTCTAGGTTCCTCGGTACCCCATTTTTTCATTCGATGATGGCAAGATCAAGGTCATTTTCATCGGACATTTCTGTTCTGGTTGATCCTGAAACCATTGTTTTACCTGACTTCATTTCCACCATGAATTATGCTTACAAACTTGACCATGATTGGCTTCTAGTTGCTTCATCACGAAATGTGTCCGACCTCCCATTCTACTTGGATGAGGATGGAAAGCATTGGCGAAGAGAGAATGGGAAATTGATGACGACACAGGAGGTACGAAAAAAACTTATTCCAGGCTGAAAATTTGATGGTCACAACTccattgatattgtgcactcTTCCATCAATTGCAGGAGATTTTTGGGCAGAGTTGGCAGTCGACTACTTGTGAAGGAAAGCTGCTTATGGCATGGAATAACAAAGATCTTCCCCTACATTCTGGAGTGCTTCCTCCTTTCTTGTATGGTAGGGGGGTGCACAGCAGTTGGGTCGTCAGTGAGGCCTTGTCATCTGAGCTTAGGTTTGTATTTGATGCCAGTTGGACAATCTCAAGCTTCTATCTAGTTGATCAGGAACATCAGACTGACTGGAATGTCGGAGGTTCCAAtgcttcaaattttgaaagaaGCTGGGAATATGCTGGAAATTCTCATATTGGGGCACTATATGGATCATTGTCTTATCACGAAATTAATTACCATAGCCTAGTAAAACTTTTGAAATGTGACGGGCAATATATTTTTGTCAATACAACGGAAAACATCGTTTGTCCGACGGTATACCAGAGTGCAGGGAGATTATGGAAAGGATGGATATTGCGTTTCGGGTGGAAGAAGAACACTTTGGCTTGGGCTGAGGGTGTTAAATCACCAGGCCAGTTATCAGACTGTTCTCAGATGGTTCCAACAAAGCATACGAAACCATTAGACCTTCCATTCTCTTTAGAGACACTTCTCTCGTTCAATGCAGACAAAAATAACACAATTGTGCTTACTGCTGCGGGATATAGTTACAAGGACATGCTAATGAGCTGGGTGTGTAGATTGCGCCAACTGCAGGTCACAAATTTTATCATTTGTGCCCTTGACCAGGAAATATACGAGTTTGCTGTCTTGCAGGTAGTTTATTAAatcttgtttatttatttccaGTTCTCTTCTTGTTTCACTTGAATGTGTATGTCCATTCTCATACTCTCATACACAAAGCATGCCAGCATGCACATGCATGGACAGATAAATAAGTAAACGATACATATCGGTTATGATTCAAAGCAGGCTGAGTTTCGGTAGTAGATCAAAGATAAAAGAGTCTTTATTTACTAAACTTGAAGCTAGTCTGAATTCTAGACTGATCTCCGAATGTGTTCATAAATTTGACTGTCTATTTCCCGTTACTGTTAGGGCCTGCCTGTTTTCAGGGATCCATTAGCTCCAAGTGAGATCAGCTTCAGTGATTGCCACTTCGGAACAAAATGTTTTCAGAAGGTGACAAAAGTGAAGTCCAGAATGGTTTTGAAGATACTGATGATGGGTTACAACGTGCTTCTTAGTGATGCGGATGTATATTGGTTTAGAAACCCGCTGCCATTGCTCTACTCTTTTGGTCCTGCTGTTCTTGCAGCTCAGTCTGATGAATTCAACAAAACAGGTGCATTTTGTGTAAATGGTCACTCTTATTTCCAATGATATAAGCACGTAATACATATATGCAGTGATATCTCCATCCGTACGACTATTTAGCTATTAAATCCAATGGCCTAAACCCCTCTGTGGTATTGCTCTGTATGCAGGACCAATTAACTTACCTAGGCGGTTGAACTCTGGCTTTTACTTTGCCCGTTCTGATGGTTCTACAATTGATGCTATGAAGAAGGTGGTGGCACATGCAGCAACTTCAGATCTATCTGAGCAGCCAAGCTTCTACGACACACTATGTGGAGAAGGGGGTTCCAATCGTGTGGGTGACGATAGATGCTTGGAACCTGAAACAAATCTGTCCGTCCATTTCTTGGACAGAGATCTCTTCCCAAATGGTGCATATCTGGACCTGTGGCAGAGAAAAAAAGTGAGAGCAGCCTGTGTAAAGCAGGGTTGTTTTGTTCTCCATAACAATTGGATCAGAGGGAGACTGAAGAAGTTAGAAAGGCAGGTTTTATCAGGCCTATGGGAATATGATACTAGTACAAGGATGTGTCAGCACCATTCCAAATTAGTAAAAAAAGTTTGAGACCCAATTGGTGGTTTATTATAATCATTAGTGTCTCACTTCGGTTTTCACATCCAACAATGATAAAGAAACTATTCCTTCTCTCAAGTTTGCAACTATGAGAGCCTTGGTTTCATCACAGCTTCCTCTGAAaaggaatattaaattaaggaGAGCCGGCCatgaaaaaaaggaattaTCGTCTGTGGCTAATGCTTAATAATATCAAGGCAATAGAATGATCAGAATCCCCACCAGTGGACTATGTTGAAACATTTTGGTCAGGCTTCTTTTAATTGTGGCTATGCTGAAGAGGTTCATCCAGTTGTTAGGCCTAGCCCGGAATACCGACAGTGGAAGACACAAACAGTTGAAAGGATCTACCATAAATGAAGGATCTGCAAGTAAGGAAGTAGAAGCTCCCATATCATTGGACTTCAGTTTGCAGTCGAAGAATATTTTTGTGAGGATAGTCCACGCAGGTGGGCGAGAGGAGCTGTATCAGAATGTAGTTCCTGCATCTCTGTTGATGGAAAAGTATCCTGGGATGTGCGTTGCCCGCCCAGAGGTGTTCAAAAATCCTCAGGAGTCCCTTTTAGGGCCAGAGGAGAGCCTTTTGCCTGGTCAGAAGTATTATATAATACCAACTACTACAGTGCAGAAAATTAAGCATAAACACGAAAAGAAAGCTAGGGCCAAAGAACCTGCTGAAGGCAAAGAGTCTCCAGATGGGATCATTGTGAATGCAGGAGGTTGGGACACAGATGAATCTAGTTGCTCTGCTAAAGACTATTATATCTCCAAGGAAAGGTGGTCAAAACGTTTACGGAGAAAAGGTATTAGAGGAAAGAAGCCTTTTGTTCCCCCACTCCCGAAGACTAAATCATGTAGAGGATTGGGATGGGAGCCAAGTCTCACTTCTGTACAAGAGCTTTCTCCATGACTTTCTGTACACTGTCAACCTTGCGCTCGTATTCTGGTACGTGGTTGAATTGCTACTGCAATATTTTGGTTCCATGAAAAGTCTGAGAGAgatgtaacaaaaaaatttatacaccATAAATAATAAGTAGTGTGCGATTTCCAGCACTATATTCTATAGACATGCCGTTTTAAGACTAGATTAGTCGTGTACCATAATTATAGGAGTTGTTTTCAACAAATTTTCACTGTCAGACTCTCACAATATATTGATGTCTCcctgaaaacagaaaaatattttttgtttgttaaaacTGTTATTGCCAAAATAGTGCATCTAGGGGTTGTGTTTTCTATATGTAAGAGTTGTACTTGAGCTGCATAGTTAAACAACATGGTGGATCatccttgaatttttttgggatatgttccctttttgaaaataaaaggcTTTTTTGTAGGTAGATGCTTCCTTAAAGAACATACATGTCTAATAATCTTGAGCAAGGATTCCATATATGTGTACGACAGTATAGGATACTCAAACAGAAGAAACACCAGAGTGTAGaattcaagaagaaaaaggctgTGAGCACAAGCAAGATCTTTAGTTCCACAAATCTGTAAAAGAAGTggtgttttttaattaatgaCTTACATCAACTGTCCATCACTTCTATCTTCAAATGTACACTCACAAAATATAAGACAAAAGCTTGGTAAGGATCCATGTGTAGAcaacagaaaagaaagcaCCAGCTGGAATTGTCACAGCCCAAGAAGCCACAATTTCCCTCACTGTTTCTGCTCTAACTCTATTAAGCCCCCTTGCAAATCCCACCCCCATGACTGCACCCACCAGAGTATGAGTTGCAGAGATCGGTAGTCCCAGCTTTGATGCAAATAGAACCACAGATGCTGCAGCAAACTCAGCTGCAAATCCTCTAGTTGGTGTCAGTTCTGTAATCTTCTTCCCAATCGTTGCTATTACCCTATACCCCCACATAGTGAGACCTGCTACAATTCCAAATCCTCCCCATGCTAGAACATCAGTTGGAATAACAATCTCAGCTCCACTGGCACCGCCATGAAGAATAGTTAAGGCAGCAGCCAAAGGACCTATTGCATTGGAGACATCATTCCCACCATGGGCAAATGACATGAAGCAGGCTGAGAGGATTTGCATGTATCCAAAGACCCCATATACTATTTCCAACTGGGTACCTGTTGGACCTGCAATATCAGAGAGAAACCCAATGTTTTTTGGGTGGATGGTACCCTCTTTTTGCTCTGCTTCTGATGATGTGGACTTGAGGAGGAGATGACCTAGCTGCTTTCGGATAATTCTGTATACAAGGACCGCACCTGCAATTCCACAGGCTAGAGCCCGGGCCAGAGCCAAAGCCAAGCTTTCTCCAAGAGGAAAGGCTGCGAATGAGATTCCACTCACTCCCACGAATACAGCAATTGGTGCTGCTGCAGCGGCAGCTTGTCCAGGATTTGGAGCACTATACACAAACTGAAAggaacagagaagaagaagaagaattgtaAGCAATAAGAAGTGtactttcaatttttgaacaGAAAATCAGGTTCTGTAAAATGCTAAGACTAAGAGTTAGACATATAGAGTGATGCTTAGGGCTTATGTTTTGAATTAATttggaaataaaaagaaaccatGTTTTTTCTAACCAAAATATATAGTCTTTCGTAATAAGATCGGTTAAAGGTTACAAGCGAAACCAAGATGTGGTAGCCTTTCTTCTAGGAACCATTAATTAGCAGGTAAATTCTTGTATGTTATCATAAGCCAACGCCATACCCATATATGATATAAGGCAGAGGATCATTTGACAATTCCATCTCCAAGGAAGGGGAACATACCCTACGAATGCATTTGTATACAAGAAAGGACACCAGTGCTCCCATGAACGGTGAGACAACCCATGAAGAAATCACTCTTGCCAATGAGCTCCAGAAGACAGCACCTGCTCCCCCATAGACAAGTCCAAACCCAACCATCGATCCTACTATACAGTGCGTTGTTGAGACAGGCCAGCCATAATATGATGCAACCTGACTAGCAGAAAACAATTAGTGGTGGATGGAAGAAAGAACAGGAGAATGTAGCATATAAGTGCACAACTAAATCCAGGGGGAAACATATGCAGCATATAAATGAACAACCAAATTCAAAGTccttgttttttcctttttctttctgaaacAACTACACTCAAAGTCAAGCTTAAATTGAGTTATATGTATAGGATCTATTTGTTTGTCAAAGTAAGTGCATGGAAGAGTATATTGTTGCTTTCTTCCATAAAGGTCTCTGTCATTCTGAATGAGTTATGCTGCATGATACATAATTGCTAATGTAATACATTCATTAAGttcgaaaaaagaaaactctaTTATGCTTGTTAAATAAGAGAAATTTTTAGTGTGGCGGTCATACTCCCACGTGGTATTACTATTTTGATCATAAAACTCGTAGTACTAAAGAAGATTCGGAGGGTGAATCATCCTAAGACAGAGAAGCTTCCCTTCACACGCATTTGATTGAAGAGACCAGCTCTTACCGTTTTCCAATGTCATTGTATGCATGTATCAAGGAAATCTTGGTTCGATGATTTTGAGGGACAACTCATTCATGTAGGTCATCGATCAAGCGAAACAGAAAACCACAAAATACATGCAGTGGAAGTTTGTTCTTATTATTGCACAATGGTTAAACATTTATAAATATCTAATAGCCATCCATTCTGTCCTGTCTGGGTAACATATTCCAGAAGTTGGTCCATAAAAGTTAGTTTAAGTAACCCAACAAAAGGACCAAGATATTGAACTCAACATAACTAGGCCTCCTCCATGATCCACACAAAGTTAgtttaatactaattaatttaGTTTGATTTCTTTCAATAAGCCATGAGAATTCTACCAAATCCAGAAATGCTCTTTGCTAGTATCTCCCCTTTTTGTCTCATAGGAATTGAATATGTTAATCCCGTAACTAACTTAGACAGAACTGAgatagaaataaaaacagaggaagaacAATATTATACCTGTAACCAAGTACCAGCAGCAGCAAGCGAAGAAAGCAAGCCAGCAAAGAGCAGAGTGTCTTTGCCCTGAAACACATTAGCAACAAGAATGCCCTTTTGCATTGTGCTTGTCACATGAGTCCCCATAAAAAATGCTCCTGAGAATTCCAACACTGCAGCAGTTACAACAGCCTGCCTTAGCGTCAATGCTCCTGAACCCACCGAAGTCCCCATGGCATTGGCCACGTCATTGGCTCCAATATTCCAAGCCATGTAGAAACCAAACAACAGCGTTGCATAAGACAACATCTTGGTCTTCAAGGCCATGCCTTGCCACAGAGACTTCATGAAAAATGGAAGACTCAGAGCTGCAAATACTATGCATATGGAAATGGCTGAAGCTGTGCGGGAAGATATGTGGAAGGCCTGAGCCATTCCAGGCGACTCAGCTTGGTCCTCTGTTTTTGCATTCTCGTGATGTTCTTCAGCTTTCGCATCTTGGTTTTGCTGTTTTTCACCTTCCGCTTCTGCAAAAGAAGATAAACTGGCAAAAGGGTGTGTGATTTTCGAGTTGTTTAGCCTCAAAATGGGGAGAAAAGACTTGGGCAGTGGTGTTTGGGGCCTGAGAAAGTTTGTCTCTTTCCTTGGGAAGTGGGTTTCagttgaaaaggaaaaagagcgGTGCTTTGGGAGATAGAGATGAGAATTGTGGAGAAGAAATGCTTCTGGTGTGATGGTGTTCCTTGCAGAAGATAGGCAATAAGAAGGAGTCATTTCTTAGGTGAAGAAAGAGGGCAGAGAGAGTGAGGAACAGAGAGGGTGGAGAATCCAAAGGGGATTATTCAGGTGGATTCTTGGCCATGGAATTTGGTGAGGGAGAGGAGGAGAATGGAGTAGGTGGTGGTAGAGGAACAGAGGAGTGTGCATTTTTGAGTtggatatgattttttttcttttaattttttttttttggttggaaagAAGGGAGGTAAGAGTGGATTTGGCTGCTTCCTTTGTTCGATTGGGACGAGTGGTGGTCCTATTTCTTCAGAGACTTCTCACCACCACTCACATATATTCCCGGTCAATATTCAGAAAAATTAGAGTTTATGAAAAAATgaggggaagaaaaaagagaatatatCAAGCGCACCACCATATCTACTAGAGATGATGGTGTTTCTCCTTATGGCATTGTGGTGGGCAACTTGATCAACTCCAATTCTGGTCTATTTTTAGAACACACATAACATATTGTTAGATAGAATAAAAAGCTTGTATTCAAGTAGTTAATATTCTTTCAACATTAACTACTTGATTACAAGCGAATATGGAAATGTTGGTCTATTCTTCACAACTACAATATCAAATGtctcaaacaaataaaaaaacgaatatgaatatttttttattactaGAATTGGATTTGATTAAGGTAGGATTGAATTGTATTTGATTACATTGACTTGGAATGATAAATATCATTCATTAGCACTAGTGTTCTGAATGTGAATCGTGGCTCCTCGGTCTGGGGTCCATGATCAAAGAGTTGGAACTTGGAGTAGTGAGTTATATCTGCACAGTcccaatctcttggactacaagggtccaagagatttgtggttaCTCACCGTTGCAtataaattcaacggttcactaaCTCTTGCActctttttaagaaacttttttgaaccgtTGAATATTATCataatctcttggactcctgtggtccaagagattgagGCTGTATATCtgcattcatttttttaacaCCAAACATGGTATTGGATTAAGCTGATCAAATCCTGCAACTTTTTTCACCAACCAAACAAGGCCCGGACAAAGGAGAGCTTCAAAGTTTCAAACCCCTGGGCCCAAGAGTACACAAAAATGTTTGGGCCGAGCCTGACCACACAAGTCAACAAACCGAGCCAAATCTGTAGCAAGCCCTAAAGtaaaaacttatttttcattatGCTAAACGCATGAGTGATTGGGCCTCAGAAACGGATAACAACCCAAGCCCATGACAATATCTAGGGCCCATCAGTGCTCCAATTATGTAAGCCAACGACCTTATTAGGCGACCTCACAATACAAAATGGTCGAAACTTAAGTTTGAAAGTTGCTAGTTCTGTTTTAGCAAATTTCCGACCTTCCATCAATCACAGGTTCAAGGAGCTTTTATCGAAACATGAATTGACTTTGGTCAAAGGTGAGGGATGAGAACCGCACCGATGTCGACGTAACCCTAaatcctaaaccctaaaaaaaaattccaaaaacgCAACACAACAGGGACGCGCATTCACATTGTACTAGAATATGCTTGCTTTATATACCAAGCATATAGTATATTGGAAAATTAAAGTGGCCTCTCTCCTGGGTCAAAAAGGTCGTGCATCCAATCATATAGAGATTCCTTGATTTTGGACGGCTTGGAGCTTTATGCTGCTTCCTATCCTATGTcatccctccctccctccctcccaaCTCCCTACCCTTTTTCTATGGTTCAAAGCAAACTAGTTATTATCTCCACACACTAAGATTCCTCGTCAAGCTGAAAATCTTTAACATTTgcattgaaaatttgaaactgAGTTAACTCACTCACTCGGgtaattaacaaaagaaagaataatggAAACTAATTAATCtgcttggttttgttttatatatattccaccTAACTTTGGTCCCGCGCCGATTTGGTCCATTTGTACATGCATGAACTACTTTTAAAAATCTAATCAATCATTTGGCAAAACAAtcaagcatatatatagaattCATTCGTATAAGTTAGGTGGAGGAGGCAACTTTTTTAGACTAATTAAGCGTCACAAAATTAGCATCAAATAAaacttcttatttttttggtttttttgacATAGTGATATTCTAAACTACACTATTGTACGGAAATGGGATACAACTCAAGTGTAAGGGGAGGAGTACAATACCTTGGCCAACTATTCATCCACACCAAACCCACATGGTTTCTAGAGTCtacttttgtaattttaaacATAATAATGAAAGAATAagttccctttttttttgggataaaaAAAGGTTTAGAAGGAGGGGAGGTTGCCTCATTCCAGGATTAGGACATACCAAGGCCTCTTTGATTTTTGAGGACAATAAATTATAGAATAGTATGATATCATCACGTTAGCCGGTGATACTTTTACTCAAAATTTGCCACGTGTATAATTTATTGACAACTAGATTTACCATTCATTTTAactcttattaaataaattaaagagattttaaaaactttagaaaaagaaaaaagaaaacccccTAGAAACCACTTGCTTCATTGACGAACTCCAAAACCCCACACCCACCGTCTGCCATGACTACTGCATCACTATTTCACAATCAATAGAAAAAATTTGATTCGGCTATTGGTATATTTTGAAAGCTATGCAACCAAGATTGGATTCCTATTCACCTACCTCATTTGCTTTTCCTGTCAAACATCTCAATCGCCATATATCTTGTAGGACTTTGGAAACTTTTCAGATTCCTCAAAACCTTCGTATGAAATTAAATGATTCCATAAAGATCATAAACCCACCCCATCAAATCTTCAATCTAAACCCcttgaaccctaaacccataATAGTGAGAAAATTCCTTGAAACCTAAACCCATAATAGAGGGGAGGGAgagatttaaaaaaagaaaaagaaaaaccgaTGGGCAGCCATGGAAAAAAGTGGAGGAGCTTTGGCGGCGAGCTCAGGGAAGGGGTTGCTAgggatttttattattattgagttttatttattatttattttctatggttttaaattataaaattgaacttttaaaTCCAGCTGTATAAAAggttaatttttctttaaaaagttATACACATGACAATTTTTGAATGGAAGTATCACCAGCTGACGTGGTGATACTGTATGATTCTGTAATACTAGATAGTGAATAAAACGATCCTTACCAACTCAACTAATCCTGTCTGCAAGAATGCAAGCAATGCATTCCGTAAGTTGGGTTTACCCTCCATCCAAAAACCTCCTCGATAAAGCAGATCTTgaacctggctctgataccaattgatGGGGATCGGGGTTCGGACATAGGTCACCAACCACATATACGAGCACCGAAATCTAAGGCTAGTGCAAACTCACATATATCATAGCAAATCCATGccacaaataaattattttattaatcatCAACATCCACCCCCTACAACTATTACATTAGCCTTATTTATAGGATTTACAAGACTTGGGCACCAAGGCTACTTAGTCTAAaagtaaactaattaatttataacattacacataaataataaaaaattatcctaaaactacctaaataagaaaataataatatatcataaaataactaattaaatgcTAATATCTATCTTGATCCACTTCTATGCTTCTGCATCAGACAATACATCCCCATATTCTTCTCTGCTAGCACAGCAGCAGTTTAATTCAAAATTCTCAAGCTTCAATGCATCCATCCAAATTCGAAAGTCCAAATTGGGAGAGAAGGAGCATCCACACATTCAGTGAACCCCTTTGGTCCCCCACTGAGTTCAGAATCAAAAGAAAGTACAAGCCTTCAACACTCAAAGCTCAGGGTCCACTGGGTCCCAACCGGACGCGGCCCATCACTTTTACCATTTCCACATCTGTCGGGAGCGTGCCAAACCCTCCACTGTGCATGCTGCCAACCCAATCACACTCCGCCACATCATAAATCGAGAAGCGTACTCCATATACTACCAGAGGTCGGCACGTGGCACAGTGGCACATTGGCACACTGGCAAAGCAACCTCAGATTCTCATCTCCAATAACACTTTACCAGCTTATCGTACACAATTGAGAGACTAGTTTTTTTCTTCGATTTTAACTGGTTTTTAATTTGGGTGAAAAGAACTCACTATTCTGATTAactggtttttaatttttaattatcaattaatGTCATAAGTTTTTATctaccataaataaataagatcTAAATcagagaaaacaaataaaatacaaacacGGCAACTTAAAATTAGTGTAAGAACTTTGTGACTCTAGCATTATTCCATCATCTTGGGAGTCAACTTTAACGGTAGATAGGGGTCCCCTATACAAGACATGGGTCCTATACTATATCAATATGTCGGTACACAATAGTGTAAGGTGATGATCAAGCGTGTATTTTGAAAGCCCACATACCAAATTTTTAGGTACATACATGACACACATTAATCTTTCCACCACGtctattttgttttgccttgTCATTTTATCGGTTCCCTTCCTTGCCCAAAACGACCTTCTCTTAATTGAAAATAGCTTCGAGCTTGTCGCTGGCACGAATGACTCACACGCTTATGAAAACGGAACAAAACGACAGCCGACtgttaataaaaaaacattgcaAGTCGGgtggtttttttgttgtagACAGAGATCGCGTCAGCATCCCAATTACAAGTATTCTCGGTGGGTCCATGACACGTGTAAAAGAGAGACTGTAAAGTCATAATATTAATATCCAATTCCGAAATGTAGCTCCAAGGCAAATGAAAAAGTGCGTAATTACGGAataaggaaaaggaaaaagagcaAGACAATAGAACATGCTGCTAGTTacatttaatttgttttccatCCGAACTTACTCTGAATCATGTTGGTTCAGAAAActtaaaatattttcactcAAAAATTTATGGGACAAATTGGTATTCGTAGcattattgttgttttgtaAGTTGCTCTCTACTTTGTAGTTGAGAATTGAGACCTACCGAATAaactataataataataataataataataataataataataataataatatgcaAGTGGCATATCATATGTAACTATGTATGATGTATGTGAATAAACCAAGCAAAGTGCATGATTCTCGCACGTAAAGGATAAGGAGATAAAGGTGGATATGCTCAGCAACTTTTGAACTATTCtgcaaa
The window above is part of the Prunus dulcis chromosome 1, ALMONDv2, whole genome shotgun sequence genome. Proteins encoded here:
- the LOC117614953 gene encoding beta-arabinofuranosyltransferase RAY1 isoform X2 translates to MRPKLSQRDAGVSEPPRIIIFSAPRPFTGSVGARQSLAIRSWLALSPQIAVVLFSKDPSVVSFAGAFDSRVLVEPNIDFTFLGTPFFHSMMARSRSFSSDISVLVDPETIVLPDFISTMNYAYKLDHDWLLVASSRNVSDLPFYLDEDGKHWRRENGKLMTTQEEIFGQSWQSTTCEGKLLMAWNNKDLPLHSGVLPPFLYGRGVHSSWVVSEALSSELRFVFDASWTISSFYLVDQEHQTDWNVGGSNASNFERSWEYAGNSHIGALYGSLSYHEINYHSLVKLLKCDGQYIFVNTTENIVCPTVYQSAGRLWKGWILRFGWKKNTLAWAEGVKSPGQLSDCSQMVPTKHTKPLDLPFSLETLLSFNADKNNTIVLTAAGYSYKDMLMSWVCRLRQLQVTNFIICALDQEIYEFAVLQGLPVFRDPLAPSEISFSDCHFGTKCFQKVTKVKSRMVLKILMMGYNVLLSDADVYWFRNPLPLLYSFGPAVLAAQSDEFNKTGPINLPRRLNSGFYFARSDGSTIDAMKKVVAHAATSDLSEQPSFYDTLCGEGGSNRVGDDRCLEPETNLSVHFLDRDLFPNGAYLDLWQRKKVRAACVKQGCFVLHNNWIRGRLKKLERQVLSGLWEYDTSTRMCQHHSKLVKKV
- the LOC117614953 gene encoding beta-arabinofuranosyltransferase RAY1 isoform X1, which translates into the protein MKAFQVGVWSLWSIWLCGLALFCLSLYATQCFLPSLKDQIMRPKLSQRDAGVSEPPRIIIFSAPRPFTGSVGARQSLAIRSWLALSPQIAVVLFSKDPSVVSFAGAFDSRVLVEPNIDFTFLGTPFFHSMMARSRSFSSDISVLVDPETIVLPDFISTMNYAYKLDHDWLLVASSRNVSDLPFYLDEDGKHWRRENGKLMTTQEEIFGQSWQSTTCEGKLLMAWNNKDLPLHSGVLPPFLYGRGVHSSWVVSEALSSELRFVFDASWTISSFYLVDQEHQTDWNVGGSNASNFERSWEYAGNSHIGALYGSLSYHEINYHSLVKLLKCDGQYIFVNTTENIVCPTVYQSAGRLWKGWILRFGWKKNTLAWAEGVKSPGQLSDCSQMVPTKHTKPLDLPFSLETLLSFNADKNNTIVLTAAGYSYKDMLMSWVCRLRQLQVTNFIICALDQEIYEFAVLQGLPVFRDPLAPSEISFSDCHFGTKCFQKVTKVKSRMVLKILMMGYNVLLSDADVYWFRNPLPLLYSFGPAVLAAQSDEFNKTGPINLPRRLNSGFYFARSDGSTIDAMKKVVAHAATSDLSEQPSFYDTLCGEGGSNRVGDDRCLEPETNLSVHFLDRDLFPNGAYLDLWQRKKVRAACVKQGCFVLHNNWIRGRLKKLERQVLSGLWEYDTSTRMCQHHSKLVKKV
- the LOC117614954 gene encoding inorganic phosphate transporter 2-1, chloroplastic, with translation MTPSYCLSSARNTITPEAFLLHNSHLYLPKHRSFSFSTETHFPRKETNFLRPQTPLPKSFLPILRLNNSKITHPFASLSSFAEAEGEKQQNQDAKAEEHHENAKTEDQAESPGMAQAFHISSRTASAISICIVFAALSLPFFMKSLWQGMALKTKMLSYATLLFGFYMAWNIGANDVANAMGTSVGSGALTLRQAVVTAAVLEFSGAFFMGTHVTSTMQKGILVANVFQGKDTLLFAGLLSSLAAAGTWLQVASYYGWPVSTTHCIVGSMVGFGLVYGGAGAVFWSSLARVISSWVVSPFMGALVSFLVYKCIRRFVYSAPNPGQAAAAAAPIAVFVGVSGISFAAFPLGESLALALARALACGIAGAVLVYRIIRKQLGHLLLKSTSSEAEQKEGTIHPKNIGFLSDIAGPTGTQLEIVYGVFGYMQILSACFMSFAHGGNDVSNAIGPLAAALTILHGGASGAEIVIPTDVLAWGGFGIVAGLTMWGYRVIATIGKKITELTPTRGFAAEFAAASVVLFASKLGLPISATHTLVGAVMGVGFARGLNRVRAETVREIVASWAVTIPAGAFFSVVYTWILTKLLSYIL
- the LOC117614955 gene encoding uncharacterized protein LOC117614955, encoding MLKRFIQLLGLARNTDSGRHKQLKGSTINEGSASKEVEAPISLDFSLQSKNIFVRIVHAGGREELYQNVVPASLLMEKYPGMCVARPEVFKNPQESLLGPEESLLPGQKYYIIPTTTVQKIKHKHEKKARAKEPAEGKESPDGIIVNAGGWDTDESSCSAKDYYISKERWSKRLRRKGIRGKKPFVPPLPKTKSCRGLGWEPSLTSVQELSP